The following are encoded together in the Equus quagga isolate Etosha38 chromosome 15, UCLA_HA_Equagga_1.0, whole genome shotgun sequence genome:
- the LOC124226974 gene encoding LOW QUALITY PROTEIN: splicing factor 45-like (The sequence of the model RefSeq protein was modified relative to this genomic sequence to represent the inferred CDS: inserted 1 base in 1 codon; substituted 1 base at 1 genomic stop codon): MSLYDDLGVETSDXKTEGWSKNFTLLQXQLQVKRAALTQAKSQRTKQSTVLAPVIDLKRGGSSDDRQIVDTPPHVAAGLKDPVPSGFSAGEVLIPLADEYDPMFPNDYEKVVKRQREERQRQRELERQKEIEEREKRRKDRHEASGFSRRTDPDSDEDEDYERERRKRSMGGAAITPPTSLVEKDKELPRDFPYEEDSRPRSQSSKAAIPPPVYEEQDKPRSPTGPGNSFLANMGGTVAHKIMQKYGFREGQGLGKHEQGLSTVLLVEKTSKRGGKIIVGDATEKDAAKKSDSNPLTEILKCPTKVVLLRNMVGAGEVDEDLEVETKEECEKYGKVGKCVIFEILGAPDDEAVRIFLEFERVESAIKAVVDLNGRYFGGRVVKACFYNLDKFRVLDLAEQV; this comes from the exons ATGTCCCTGTATGACGACCTGGGAGTGGAGACCAGTGACTAGAAAACAGAAGGCTGGTCCAAAAACTTCACACTTCTGC TCCAGCTTCAGGTGAAGAGGGCAGCTCTCACTCAGGCAAAGAGCCAGAGGACAAAACAAAGTACAGTCCTCGCCCCAGTCATCGACCTAAAGCGAGGTGGCTCTTCAGACGACCGGCAGATCGTGGACACCCCGCCGCACGTAGCCGCCGGCCTGAAGGATCCTGTTCCCAGTGGATTTTCTGCAGGAGAAGTTCTGATTCCTTTAGCTGATGAATATGATCCTATGTTTCCTAATGATTATGAGAAAGTAGTGAAGCGCCAAAGAGAAGAACGACAGAGACAGCGGGAGctggaaagacaaaaagaaatagaagagagagaaaagaggcgTAAAGACAGACATGAAGCTAGTGGGTTTTCAAGGCGAACAGATCCAGATTCTGATGAAGATGAAGATTATGAgcgagagaggaggaaaagaagtatGGGCGGAGCTGCCATCACACCACCCACTTCTCTtgtagagaaagacaaagagttACCCCGAGATTTTCCATATGAAGAGGATTCAAGACCTCGCTCACAGTCTTCCAAAGCTGCTATCCCTCCCCCGGTGTACGAGGAGCAAGACAAACCCCGATCTCCGACTGGACCTGGCAACTCCTTCCTTGCCAACATGGGTGGCACAGTAGCACATAAAATCATGCAGAAGTATGGCTTCCGGGAAGGCCAGGGTCTTGGGAAGCACGAGCAAGGGCTGAGCACAGTGTTGTTGGTGGAGAAGACAAGCAAGCGAGGCGGCAAGATCATTGTGGGCGACGCCACGGAGAAAGATGCAGCCAAGAAGTCGGATTCAAATCCACTGACTGAAATACTGAAGTGTCCTACTAAAGTGGTCCTACTAAGGAACATGGTTGGTGCAGGAGAGGTAGATGAAGACTTGGAAGTTGAAACCAAGgaagaatgtgaaaaatatgGCAAAGTTGGAAAATGTGTGATATTTGAAATTCTTGGTGCCCCTGATGATGAAGCAGTAcgaatatttttagaatttgaaaGAGTTGAATCAGCAATTAAAGCTGTTGTTGATCTGAACGGGAGGTATTTTGGTGGACGGGTGGTAAAAGCATGTTTCTACAATTTGGATAAATTCAGGGTCTTGGATTTGGCGGAACAAGTTTGA